Genomic DNA from Gloeocapsa sp. DLM2.Bin57:
GATTAAACTATGATAGCGAGTCGCGGTAAAGGGATTACTGAGGTTGGCGAATACTCCTACACCTTGATGATAGATTTCTGAGGTTTTACCGTGCATTAGAGTAGGTGCGTTAATTATCTTACCACCAAAAACTTGACCGATACTTTGATGTCCTAAACAAACCCCTAAAATAGGTATCTTTGGACCTAATAAGCTGATTAGTTGGGGACAAATTCCCGAATCTTCTGGTCTTCCTGGACCTGGAGAGATTACTATACCATGAGGATTGGCTTGAGTAATCGTCTCTAGGTCAATTTGGTCGTTACGATAGACTTTGATTGGTTGAGCTACAGGGAACTTTTCTTGAAGTTCACCGAGATATTGAACTAAATTATAGGTAAAACTGTCGTAATTATCAATAACGAGGATCAAGGTTTAACTCCAAAGGGTTAAGAAAATACTAGATAAAGGAGGTAACAGAATAAAACAAGCTACTAAAACAGCGGCGATCGCTGAGACTAATACTGCACCTGCTGCACAATCTTTAGCTATTTTAGCTAATTCGTGATAGGTTTGTTTAACCGTTAAATCTACTACTGACTCGATCGCCGTATTTAATAATTCTAACACCATGACTAAAGAAGACGTTAAGATAATGATAGTCATTTCTACGGCATTAATATGGGCGATTAAACCGAGGGTAACTGCTAGAATAGCGATCGCTGTGTGAATTCTAAAATTACGTTGGGTATTAAAAGCATAAAGTATTCCTGCCCAAGCGTACATAAAGCTTAAAAAGAGATTGGGAGCAATTCGCCAAGCCAAGCTACGATCTGGCTTACCCTGATTAGCTGTAGA
This window encodes:
- a CDS encoding aminodeoxychorismate/anthranilate synthase component II; the encoded protein is MILVIDNYDSFTYNLVQYLGELQEKFPVAQPIKVYRNDQIDLETITQANPHGIVISPGPGRPEDSGICPQLISLLGPKIPILGVCLGHQSIGQVFGGKIINAPTLMHGKTSEIYHQGVGVFANLSNPFTATRYHSLIVAKDNLPETLEITAWTEDNIIMGIRHKDYPHIQGVQFHPESILTNSGKELLGNFLASLG
- a CDS encoding diacylglycerol kinase family protein is translated as MNLDLQLIKTNSTANQGKPDRSLAWRIAPNLFLSFMYAWAGILYAFNTQRNFRIHTAIAILAVTLGLIAHINAVEMTIIILTSSLVMVLELLNTAIESVVDLTVKQTYHELAKIAKDCAAGAVLVSAIAAVLVACFILLPPLSSIFLTLWS